A DNA window from Helianthus annuus cultivar XRQ/B chromosome 15, HanXRQr2.0-SUNRISE, whole genome shotgun sequence contains the following coding sequences:
- the LOC110911410 gene encoding HMG-Y-related protein A, protein MAAATATEDATNVPAPAPVSILPQYPELIMGAIEALDSKKGACRSKISKQIEASYGSLPAAHKTLLSHHLNKMRASGELVVINNNYVKPDPLSPGRRGRGRPSKPKTPLPEGAVASPPRSRGRPRKSETAVVPVEFPTEVSPAPAAAVVSGRKRGRPPKDATATPAKKPASSGRGRGRPRKVKTDGDATPAPATGGSKGRGRPRKVAKSDDVATPAASSGEKKGRGRPRKVVEGGADVTPVVLTGEKRGRGRPRKVVVTESPVESD, encoded by the coding sequence TTGATAATGGGTGCAATTGAAGCCCTAGATAGCAAAAAAGGCGCGTGCAGATCTAAAATCTCAAAGCAGATCGAAGCATCGTACGGCAGTTTACCAGCGGCTCACAAAACCCTACTATCACACCACCTCAACAAAATGAGAGCTAGCGGCGAACTTGTTGTCATTAATAACAACTACGTTAAACCAGATCCACTCTCGCCGGGGCGTCGCGGCCGCGGCCGCCCGTCGAAGCCAAAAACGCCGCTTCCGGAAGGTGCCGTTGCTTCGCCACCGAGATCCAGAGGCCGACCGCGAAAATCTGAAACCGCTGTGGTTCCGGTGGAGTTTCCGACGGAAGTGTCTCCGGctccggcggcggcggtggtttCTGGTCGGAAACGTGGACGGCCACCAAAGGACGCGACAGCTACTCCGGCGAAGAAGCCGGCGAGTAGTGGTAGAGGAAGAGGCCGGCCGAGGAAGGTGAAAACCGATGGTGATGCCACGCCAGCACCGGCGACCGGTGGAAGTAAGGGGAGAGGACGGCCGCGTAAGGTAGCGAAAAGTGATGATGTCGCCACGCCGGCGGCTTCAAGTGGTGAGAAAAAGGGAAGAGGACGGCCGCGTAAGGTGGTGGAAGGTGGTGCTGACGTCACGCCGGTGGTGTTGACAGGTGAGAAAAGGGGAAGAGGGCGGCCAAGGAAGGTGGTGGTGACGGAGTCTCCGGTTGAATCTGATTGA